Genomic segment of Oscillospiraceae bacterium:
CGGTCGGTCCGGGCGGCAAAGTCGACGGCAATGACGTCACCATGTATGTCAAAGTGGGCGACAAGGTCATTACCAGCAAGTACAGCGGAACGGAAGTCAAAATGGACGGCGTCGAATACAACGTCGTGCGCCAGTCCGATATTCTCGCGATTGTAGAATAATCGAAAGGAACCGAATGACCATGGCAAAAGTTATTGTATACGGCGAGGACGCCAGAAAGTCCCTGCAGGCGGGTGTCGACAAATTGTCGAACACCGTCAAAATCACCCTTGGCCCCAAGGGCAGAAACGTTGTTTTGGATAAAAAATTCGGTGCGCCGTTGATTACAAACGACGGCGTCACT
This window contains:
- a CDS encoding co-chaperone GroES, which translates into the protein MKIKPLADRVVLKLVEAEETTKSGIILAGSAKEKPQVAEVIAVGPGGKVDGNDVTMYVKVGDKVITSKYSGTEVKMDGVEYNVVRQSDILAIVE